A window of Colius striatus isolate bColStr4 chromosome 29, bColStr4.1.hap1, whole genome shotgun sequence contains these coding sequences:
- the ANKRD35 gene encoding ankyrin repeat domain-containing protein 35 yields the protein MAFVGEREVPGEGTGRDEPGRGAAGAGTGREDAQPNAAAVTVESWNKQDQKLLEAVERGDVGRVAALAARRTARPAKANAVGQSAFHLAASKGLTECLTLLLAHGAPVDEKNDDGSTALHLATIACQPQCVKVLLQYGANESHVDRQNRTPLHWAASSGCASSVLLLCDHGALLDVTDAHGQTPLMLAARGNHAAICAQLLRRGADANVATEDEKTALTLARECHSLESAELLLSHTAAAGTENGIGCAKGPTAQAEDGKEEEEEEEEEEQQQEECEGQQMRRLKEQLLRKTQECQRQAAAAHGTRQRLRQLVKLLPGAGLRAEDEEEEDEGSCLALLAQHLGELRMRTAEEEEGDGGRQGLEEPEEAPALGPFLAWLGEECARLREAKAAAFARSKGLRKEVEEALRSKLHYEVVSAAAVRRSLAAWEKLVLGLEQTLSRADRAHAEALRGSRLLLAKLRREPARPRPGNGPGNGPEPRGTPHGELLGLKESNRELRESNRELLGLRETNGELKELKESNRELKETNRELLELRESNGELLEVKESNRELKESNRELLETNWELLGLKETNGELKESNRELLGPKESNRELKELKESNRELRDSNGELKESNRELLGLKESNGELKELKESNRELKELKESNRELLEVKESNRELLELRESNGELLRELGRLRRQRERLRDELRGLRDSGADGAAALSRELEARRQEAARLRRRLRGQRRELEELRDGLRDAAAEAGAGILAELQRKLDGLVRAQREALRLLEAMDGAGPEAEPGQPAEGPQSGAGPRDEAERWRAAAAQETRAKEAALELAGRREREAQELRDRAQALEQSVGNLRARAGQLASACRDRDGKMKKLLEETEKLSAEVLGLRGQSARLQLQLEVEQKNHRDVIAIYRTHLLNAAQGFMDEGVHALLLHILRTEG from the exons ATGGCTTTTGTGGGCGAGCGGGAGGTCCCCGGGGaggggacgggacgggacgagCCCGGGCGGGGTGCGGCGGGCGCCGGGACGGGGCGGGAGGACGCGCAGCCCAACGCAGCCGCG GTGACG GTGGAGAGCTGGAACAAGCAGGAccagaagctgctggaggcCGTGGAGCGGGGGGACGTGGGCAGAGTGGCCGCGCTGGCTGCTCGCAGGACGGCCCGGCCAGCCAAGGCCAACGCCGTGGGGCAGTCTGC CTTCCACCTGGCTGCATCCAAGGGTCTGACCGAGTGCCTGACGCTGCTCCTGGCCCACGGGGCCCCTGTGGATGAGAAGAACGATGATG GCAGCACCGCTCTGCATCTGGCCACCATCGCCTGCCAGCCCCAGTGTGTGAAGGTCCTGCTGCAG TACGGCGCCAACGAGAGTCACGTGGACAGGCAGAACCGAACCCCCCTGCACTGGGCTG cctcctcaggCTGCGCCTCCAGCGTTCTGCTGCTCTGCGACCACGGGGCCCTCCTGGATGTCACCGACGCC CACGGACAGACCCCCCTGATGCTGGCGGCGAGGGGCAACCACGCTGCCATCTGCGCCCAGCTGCTGCGGAGAGGAGCCGACGCCAACGTGGCCACCGAGGACGAGAA GACTGCGTTGACCTTGGCCCGTGAGTGCCACAGCCTGGAGTCGGccgagctgctgctgagccacaCGGCAGCCGCGGGCACTG AGAACGGCATCGGCTGTGCCAAAGGCCCCACGGCGCAGGCAGAGGAcggcaaggaggaggaggaggaggaggaggaggaggagcagcagcaggaggagtgTGAAGGGCAGCAGATGAGGAGGCTGaaggagcagctgctgaggaagacTCAGGAATGCCAACGCCAGGCGGCGGCTGCCCACGGCACCCGGCAGCGGCTGCGCCAGCTGGTGAAGCTGCTGCCCGGCGCCGGGCTGCGggctgaggatgaggaggaggaggacgaaGGTTCCTGCCTGGCCCTCCTGGCACAGCACCTGGGTGAGCTGAGGATGAGGACggcggaggaggaggaaggggacgGAGGGCGCCAAGGCCTGGAGGAGCCCGAGGAGGCGCCGGCGCTGGGCCCGTTCCTGGCCTGGCTGGGGGAGGAATGCGCCCGGCTGCGGGAGGCCAAGGCCGCGGCCTTCGCCCGCAGCAAAGGGCTGAGGAAGGAGGTGGAGGAAGCCCTGAGGAGCAAATTGCACTACGAGGTGGTGTCGGCGGCCGCCGTCCGGCGCAGTTTGGCCGCCTGGGAGaagctggtgctgggcttggaGCAGACGCTGAGCCGCGCCGACCGCGCCCACGCCGAGGCGCTCCGGGGGTCGCGGCTGCTCCTGGCCAAGCTGCGGCGGGAGCCAGCGCGGCCACGGCCCGGGAACGGCCCCGGGAACGGCCCCGAGCCCCGCGGGACGCCGcacggggagctgctggggctgaaggAGAGCAACCGGGAGCTGAGGGAGAgcaacagggagctgctggggctgagggagaccaatggggagctgaaggagctgaaggAGAGCAACAGGGAGCTAAAGGAGAccaacagggagctgctggagctgagggagagcaacggggagctgctggaggtgaagGAGAGCAACAGGGAGCTGAAGGAGAgcaacagggagctgctggagaccaactgggagctgctggggctgaaggAAACCAATGGGGAGCTGAAGGAGAgcaacagggagctgctggggccgAAGGAGAGCAACAGGGagctgaaggagctgaaggAGAGCAACAGGGAGCTGAGGGACAGCAACGGGGAGCTGAAGGAGAgcaacagggagctgctggggctgaaggAGAGCAATGGGGagctgaaggagctgaaggAGAGCAACAGAGagctgaaggagctgaaggagagcaacagggagctgctggaggtgaaggagagcaacagggagctgctggagctgagggagAGCAACGGGGAGCTGCTGCGTGAGCTGGGGCGGCTGCGCCGGCAGCGGGAGCGGCTGCGGGACGAGCTGCGGGGGCTGCGCGACTCCGGCGCCGACGGAGCGGCCGCTTTGTCCCGAGAGCTGGAGGCTCGGAGGCAGGAGGCGGCGAGGCTGCGGCGGAGGCTGCGGGGGCAGCGgcgggagctggaggagctgcggGACGGGCTGCGGGACGCGGCCGCCGAGGCCGGCGCCGGGATCCTCGCGGAGCTGCAGCGAAAGCTGGACGGGCTGGTGCGGGCCCAGCGCGAGGCCCTGCGGCTGCTGGAGGCCATGGACGGGGCCGGGCCGGAGGCAGAGCCGGGGCAGCCGGCGGAGGGGCCGCAGAGCGGGGCTGGGCCGCGGGACGAGGCCGAGCGctggcgggcggcggcggcccagGAGACGCGCGCCAAGGAGGCGGCGCTGGAGCTGGCGGGACGGCGGGAGCGGGAGGCGCAGGAGCTGCGGGACAGGGCCCAGGCGCTGGAGCAGAGCGTGGGCAACCTGCGGGCCAGGGCGGGCCAGCTGGCCAGTGCCTGCCGGGACAGGGACGGCAAG ATGaagaagctgctggaggagacGGAGAAGCTGTCGGCAGAGGTGCTGGGGCTCCGTGGGCAGAGTGCTCggctccagctccagctggag gTCGAGCAGAAGAACCACCGGGACGTCATCGCTATCTATAGGACCCACCTGCTCAACGCTGCCCAG GGCTTCATGGACGAGGGCGTCCACGCGCTGCTGCTGCACATCCTGCGGACCGAGGGCTGA